In one window of Maribacter sp. BPC-D8 DNA:
- the mscL gene encoding large conductance mechanosensitive channel protein MscL — protein MLKEFKNFILTGNVIDFAVAVILAGAVGLVVNGFVADIIMPIVGHFAGGVDFADLKLILDEAVVGADGAIAKPENAIRWGAWINTIVNLLIVGFVMFLLVKAYNKSKTPPAPVEEAPKGPTAEELLIEIRDSLKK, from the coding sequence ATGTTAAAAGAATTCAAGAATTTTATTTTGACGGGTAACGTCATCGATTTTGCTGTAGCAGTTATTTTAGCTGGAGCAGTAGGATTAGTAGTAAACGGATTTGTTGCTGATATCATCATGCCAATCGTAGGTCACTTCGCAGGTGGAGTTGATTTTGCAGATTTGAAATTGATCTTAGATGAAGCAGTAGTTGGTGCAGATGGCGCAATTGCTAAGCCAGAAAATGCTATCCGTTGGGGTGCATGGATCAACACTATTGTTAACTTGTTGATCGTTGGATTTGTAATGTTCTTGCTAGTTAAAGCTTACAACAAAAGTAAAACTCCTCCAGCTCCAGTTGAAGAAGCTCCAAAAGGACCTACAGCTGAAGAATTATTGATTGAGATAAGAGATTCTTTAAAAAAGTAA
- the alr gene encoding alanine racemase — MAKAEETVLEIDLKALGHNYTFLRSKIKPDTKFMAVVKAYAYGSDSVAIATYLQNLGVDYFAVAYVNEGVTLREGGITAPILVLHPQKTHFKTLIENNLEPSIYSKTILSDFIATAEEMGKTDYPIHLKFNTGLNRLGFSADDLPEISSLINQQKAVQVIALLSHLAATEDANETDFTNLQLTRFDAICKKVDALFTTKTLKHVLNTSGIINYPHAQYDMVRSGIGLYGYGNEPHIDAELQPVMTLKTIISQKHTIPTGESVGYNRKYKSDHKTITATLPLGHADGIGREYGHGKTYVSIHGKLAPIIGNVCMDMIMVDVTNIECEEGDEVEIFGKNLSANEFAETAQTITYEILTGLSQRIKRIIKN; from the coding sequence ATGGCTAAGGCAGAGGAAACCGTTTTAGAAATTGATCTAAAGGCACTTGGTCATAACTACACTTTTTTACGCTCTAAAATAAAGCCCGATACCAAATTTATGGCGGTAGTAAAGGCATATGCTTATGGTAGTGATTCTGTTGCTATTGCCACATACCTTCAAAATTTAGGCGTTGATTATTTTGCCGTTGCTTATGTAAATGAAGGTGTAACGCTCAGGGAAGGCGGTATTACCGCTCCCATTTTAGTGCTTCACCCACAGAAAACTCATTTTAAAACGCTCATCGAAAACAATCTTGAGCCTAGCATATATTCAAAAACTATTCTATCGGATTTTATAGCAACTGCCGAAGAAATGGGTAAGACAGATTATCCTATTCACTTAAAATTTAATACGGGACTCAATAGATTAGGTTTTTCTGCGGATGACTTACCTGAAATCTCTTCTCTTATTAATCAACAAAAAGCAGTTCAGGTAATTGCACTGTTATCGCACTTGGCAGCTACTGAAGATGCAAACGAAACTGACTTTACCAATCTTCAATTAACTCGGTTTGATGCTATTTGCAAAAAGGTGGATGCACTGTTTACAACCAAGACTTTAAAGCATGTGCTCAATACCTCGGGCATTATTAATTACCCGCATGCGCAATATGATATGGTTAGAAGTGGAATAGGACTTTACGGTTATGGTAACGAACCACATATAGATGCTGAATTGCAACCGGTAATGACACTAAAAACAATCATATCTCAAAAACATACGATACCTACAGGTGAATCTGTTGGCTACAATCGCAAATACAAATCTGACCACAAAACCATAACCGCAACCTTGCCTTTAGGTCATGCAGATGGTATAGGTAGGGAATATGGCCATGGAAAAACATATGTTAGTATACACGGAAAATTAGCTCCAATTATTGGAAATGTTTGTATGGATATGATTATGGTAGATGTCACCAATATTGAATGTGAAGAAGGTGATGAAGTTGAAATTTTTGGAAAAAACCTGTCAGCAAACGAATTTGCGGAGACTGCCCAAACCATAACCTATGAAATACTTACGGGACTTTCTCAACGCATTAAGCGAATTATTAAAAATTGA
- a CDS encoding thymidine kinase: MFLENTVNHKEQFGWIEVIAGSMFSGKTEELIRRLKRAQFAKLKVEIFKPMVDTRYDDEMVVSHDANEIRSTPVPAAANIRILADTCDVIGIDEAQFFDDEIVTVCNDLANKGVRVIVAGLDMDFKGKPFGPMPALMATAEYVTKVHAICTRTGNLANYSFRKSNNDKLVMLGEVNEYEPLSRGAYYKAMLKEKVKTIDVKSEEIDTIKKNENG, encoded by the coding sequence ATGTTTCTCGAAAACACAGTTAATCATAAAGAACAATTCGGCTGGATAGAAGTCATTGCCGGGTCGATGTTTTCTGGAAAGACAGAAGAATTGATTCGTAGACTTAAAAGAGCGCAGTTTGCCAAGTTAAAGGTTGAAATATTTAAACCTATGGTAGATACCCGTTATGATGATGAAATGGTGGTATCGCACGATGCCAACGAAATTCGTTCTACGCCAGTACCCGCAGCTGCCAATATTCGTATTCTAGCAGATACCTGCGACGTTATCGGTATTGATGAAGCCCAATTTTTTGATGATGAAATAGTTACTGTTTGCAATGACCTAGCGAATAAAGGTGTTAGAGTTATTGTTGCCGGACTAGACATGGACTTTAAAGGAAAACCCTTCGGACCCATGCCTGCTCTTATGGCTACTGCAGAATATGTTACTAAAGTACACGCCATTTGCACACGCACGGGCAACTTGGCAAATTATAGTTTTAGAAAATCTAACAACGATAAATTGGTTATGTTGGGCGAAGTAAATGAATATGAACCCTTAAGTAGAGGTGCATATTACAAAGCTATGCTTAAAGAAAAGGTGAAAACGATAGATGTAAAATCTGAGGAAATCGATACCATCAAAAAGAATGAAAATGGCTAA
- the rsmI gene encoding 16S rRNA (cytidine(1402)-2'-O)-methyltransferase translates to MGKLYLVPTPIGNLEDMTLRAIRILKEVDLILAEDTRTSGKLLHHFEIGTQMKSHHMHNEHNMVDYLVGKLKGGENIALISDAGTPAISDPGFLLTRACVEAGIEVDCLPGATAFVPALVNSGLPNDKFVFEGFLPVKKGRQTRLKLLAEEPRTIIFYESPHKLLKTLAHFVEYFGAERPISVSRELTKLYEETVRGTAEEVLKHFTEKPPKGEIVIVVGGNK, encoded by the coding sequence ATGGGAAAGCTTTATTTAGTACCTACACCGATCGGAAATTTAGAGGATATGACCTTAAGGGCAATTCGTATTCTGAAAGAGGTAGATTTAATACTTGCGGAAGACACACGTACCAGCGGAAAATTATTGCATCATTTTGAGATTGGTACACAGATGAAAAGTCACCATATGCACAACGAGCATAATATGGTCGATTATTTGGTAGGTAAGCTAAAAGGAGGTGAGAATATTGCACTCATTTCAGATGCAGGTACACCGGCAATTTCAGATCCTGGTTTTCTTTTAACCCGTGCCTGTGTAGAAGCGGGTATTGAGGTCGACTGCTTGCCGGGCGCAACAGCTTTTGTACCAGCTTTGGTCAATAGTGGTCTGCCAAATGACAAGTTTGTTTTTGAGGGATTTTTACCCGTAAAAAAGGGCAGGCAGACACGGTTGAAATTATTGGCAGAAGAACCACGTACCATTATCTTTTATGAATCTCCGCATAAGCTGCTAAAGACTTTAGCGCATTTTGTGGAATATTTCGGAGCAGAAAGACCTATTTCCGTTTCAAGAGAGTTAACTAAGCTCTACGAAGAAACAGTTCGAGGCACAGCCGAAGAAGTATTAAAGCATTTTACAGAGAAACCACCAAAAGGGGAAATTGTAATTGTTGTTGGGGGAAATAAATAA
- a CDS encoding HopJ type III effector protein, producing the protein MTLAEFKNKLRTTPKEINFSDTMVAIDSKYSFTPTSYTNGNVSNEVGQNSGSCKLFSFAIKEGLSKEETLACFGQYYFDEVLLDLKGSSHQNIRNFINTGFEGLSFDGEALKLL; encoded by the coding sequence ATGACATTAGCAGAGTTCAAGAATAAACTAAGGACTACACCGAAAGAAATTAATTTTTCTGACACCATGGTTGCGATTGATTCGAAATACAGTTTTACACCAACATCATATACTAACGGTAATGTAAGTAACGAAGTTGGTCAAAATTCAGGTTCTTGTAAGCTATTCTCTTTTGCTATTAAAGAAGGACTTTCAAAAGAAGAAACTTTGGCTTGTTTTGGTCAGTACTATTTTGACGAGGTGCTTCTTGACCTTAAAGGAAGTTCGCACCAAAATATTAGAAACTTTATAAATACGGGCTTTGAAGGCTTGTCTTTTGATGGCGAAGCATTGAAGTTGCTTTAG
- a CDS encoding uracil-DNA glycosylase family protein gives MQDLLSEIRGCTVCKAHLPLEPRPIVAGSKNSKIIVIGQAPGRKAHVENKPWDDPSGKKLREWLGVTDEEFYNPDNFGIIPMGFCYPGKGKSGDLPPRKECAPLWHPRVWEEFKNVKLILLIGKYSQDQYLGKQAKKNLTENVLHYEEYLPKYFLLPHPSPVNRFWRSKNPWFEEDVVGELQQLVAKILE, from the coding sequence ATGCAAGATTTATTATCTGAAATAAGAGGTTGTACGGTTTGCAAGGCGCATTTGCCTTTAGAACCGCGACCTATTGTTGCAGGTTCTAAAAACTCTAAAATAATAGTAATAGGTCAGGCACCGGGCAGAAAGGCCCATGTAGAAAATAAACCTTGGGATGACCCTAGTGGTAAGAAGCTACGAGAATGGTTAGGTGTCACTGATGAAGAATTTTATAATCCCGATAATTTCGGAATTATACCCATGGGATTCTGTTACCCAGGTAAAGGAAAATCGGGTGACTTGCCACCCAGAAAAGAATGCGCCCCATTATGGCACCCAAGAGTATGGGAAGAATTTAAAAACGTAAAACTGATATTGCTGATCGGCAAATACTCACAAGACCAATATTTAGGAAAACAGGCAAAAAAGAATCTGACGGAGAACGTTTTACACTACGAGGAATACTTGCCAAAATATTTTCTTCTTCCTCACCCATCGCCAGTAAATCGTTTTTGGCGAAGTAAGAATCCGTGGTTCGAAGAAGATGTTGTTGGGGAGTTGCAGCAATTGGTAGCTAAGATTTTGGAATAG
- a CDS encoding uracil-DNA glycosylase family protein, whose translation MQDLLSKIRGCTVCKAHLPLEPRPIVAGTTNSKIILVSQAPGTKAHVENKAWDEPSGRKLREWLGVSDEVFFNPDNFAVLPMGFCYPGKGKTGDLPPRKECAPLWHSQVWDEFKNVKLILLIGKYSQDQYLGKQAKKNLTENVLHYKEYLPKFFLLPHPSPVNHFWRSKNPWFEKEVVGELKELVADILQK comes from the coding sequence ATGCAAGATTTATTATCTAAAATAAGAGGTTGTACTGTTTGTAAGGCGCACTTGCCTTTAGAGCCACGACCCATTGTTGCAGGTACTACTAATTCTAAAATCATATTGGTAAGTCAGGCACCAGGTACAAAAGCTCATGTTGAGAACAAAGCCTGGGACGAACCCAGTGGCAGAAAACTACGAGAATGGCTAGGAGTTTCTGATGAGGTATTCTTTAATCCTGATAATTTTGCGGTACTACCCATGGGTTTTTGCTATCCTGGTAAAGGAAAAACAGGCGACTTACCTCCAAGAAAAGAATGCGCCCCATTATGGCATTCGCAAGTGTGGGATGAATTTAAAAACGTAAAACTGATTCTACTTATTGGTAAATACTCACAAGACCAATATTTAGGTAAACAAGCAAAAAAGAACCTGACGGAAAATGTCTTGCATTACAAAGAATATCTACCAAAGTTTTTCTTGTTACCACACCCATCGCCAGTAAATCATTTTTGGCGAAGTAAGAATCCGTGGTTCGAAAAAGAGGTTGTAGGGGAGTTGAAAGAATTGGTGGCTGATATATTACAAAAATGA
- a CDS encoding OsmC family protein — MSTTNHISTKWLGNMSFESNNPSGHSLRMDIAKEDGGDGSGFRPKALMLSSLAGCSGLDVAAMFKKMKLEVDEFHIETIANLTDEHPKFYDKVVIEYHFHGEDLNEKKLQRAVDLSVEKYCGVMEMFRQFAELDIKTVFHKK, encoded by the coding sequence ATGAGTACAACAAATCATATTAGTACAAAGTGGTTGGGCAACATGTCTTTCGAAAGTAATAATCCTTCAGGGCATTCTTTACGAATGGATATCGCCAAAGAAGATGGTGGTGACGGTAGTGGTTTTAGACCAAAAGCATTAATGTTGTCTTCATTAGCGGGTTGCTCTGGCTTAGATGTAGCGGCAATGTTTAAGAAGATGAAATTAGAAGTAGATGAGTTTCATATCGAAACTATCGCAAACTTAACTGATGAGCATCCTAAGTTTTATGACAAAGTAGTTATAGAATATCATTTTCATGGTGAAGACCTAAACGAGAAAAAACTACAAAGAGCAGTAGACTTATCTGTCGAAAAATATTGCGGAGTAATGGAAATGTTCAGACAATTCGCCGAGCTAGATATTAAGACTGTTTTTCATAAAAAATAA
- the recJ gene encoding single-stranded-DNA-specific exonuclease RecJ, translated as MRWTIKPKPKQEDIDALADALKVDDLVAQLLLQRGISTYEEAKDFFRPQLEDLHDPFLMKDMDIAVNRIEEAIANGENILVYGDYDVDGTTAVALMSSYLLSYYPNVATYIPDRYDEGYGVSYKGIDFAEDNGFTLIVALDCGVKAIDKVAYAKEKEIDFIICDHHRPGKTLPDAVAILDPKRDDCSYPYDELCGCGVGFKLIQALGSRRGETIDDVIYYLDLVATAIGADIVPITGENRILAFYGLQVINQQPRAGFKAIINQINKTELTITDVVFVIAPRINAAGRMKHGQYAVNLLTETNIDQAIKFAAEIEIFNTDRRGLDQEITIEALGQIQENQEEEGFTSVVYKDTWHKGVIGIVASRLTETYYRPTLVFTKSGDKLAASARSVRGFDVYNALEGCADYIEQFGGHKYAAGLTMLEEQYNNFKHQFEKVVKESIDPQMLIPEISIDTVIELKDINAKLMRILKQFAPFGPGNMSPVFMAEDLKDTGYAKGVGKEEAHLKVSVVQQDSHKIDGIGFNMGDKLSLVTGRKPFSAVFSIDENEWQGNVSLQLKLKDIK; from the coding sequence ATGCGCTGGACAATTAAACCGAAACCGAAACAAGAGGATATTGATGCATTAGCCGATGCGTTAAAGGTCGATGATTTGGTGGCGCAGTTATTGTTGCAAAGAGGGATTTCAACTTATGAAGAGGCGAAAGATTTCTTTCGTCCGCAGTTAGAAGATTTACATGATCCTTTTCTAATGAAGGACATGGATATTGCGGTGAACAGGATTGAGGAAGCAATTGCCAACGGAGAGAATATTTTAGTGTATGGCGATTATGATGTCGATGGTACAACGGCTGTTGCTTTAATGTCGTCATATCTGTTGAGTTACTATCCTAATGTGGCAACCTATATTCCGGATCGGTATGATGAGGGGTATGGAGTATCGTATAAAGGAATTGATTTTGCAGAGGATAATGGGTTCACATTAATCGTTGCATTGGACTGCGGAGTGAAAGCAATTGATAAGGTTGCCTATGCAAAAGAGAAGGAGATTGATTTCATTATTTGTGACCACCACAGACCAGGAAAAACATTGCCCGATGCAGTAGCAATTCTAGATCCAAAACGAGACGATTGTAGCTATCCGTACGATGAGTTATGTGGTTGCGGAGTAGGTTTTAAGTTAATTCAGGCATTAGGTTCTCGAAGAGGAGAAACTATTGACGATGTTATCTATTACCTTGATTTAGTGGCAACTGCAATCGGAGCGGATATAGTACCGATAACCGGAGAGAATCGAATACTAGCTTTCTATGGCTTACAGGTTATCAACCAGCAGCCTAGAGCCGGATTCAAAGCTATTATAAATCAGATCAATAAAACAGAGCTTACGATAACCGATGTAGTGTTCGTTATTGCACCTAGAATTAATGCTGCCGGTAGAATGAAACATGGTCAATATGCGGTAAATCTATTGACCGAAACCAATATAGACCAGGCCATAAAATTCGCTGCTGAAATCGAAATATTCAATACCGATAGAAGGGGCTTAGATCAAGAAATTACCATTGAAGCGTTAGGGCAAATTCAAGAAAATCAAGAGGAAGAAGGTTTCACTTCTGTCGTATATAAAGATACTTGGCATAAAGGGGTGATCGGTATTGTAGCATCGAGATTAACAGAAACCTACTATAGACCAACACTTGTTTTTACTAAAAGCGGCGATAAGCTCGCAGCATCGGCAAGATCGGTTAGAGGGTTTGATGTGTATAATGCCCTAGAAGGTTGTGCAGATTATATAGAACAGTTTGGCGGACACAAATATGCTGCAGGTTTAACGATGTTAGAAGAGCAGTATAATAACTTCAAACATCAGTTCGAGAAAGTGGTGAAAGAGAGTATTGATCCACAAATGTTGATACCAGAAATTAGTATCGATACCGTAATTGAGTTGAAAGATATTAATGCAAAATTAATGCGGATTTTAAAACAGTTTGCTCCATTTGGTCCAGGTAATATGTCACCAGTATTTATGGCAGAAGACTTAAAAGATACCGGTTATGCAAAAGGTGTCGGTAAAGAAGAAGCACATTTAAAAGTTTCGGTAGTACAGCAAGACAGTCATAAAATTGATGGTATCGGTTTTAATATGGGCGATAAACTTTCATTGGTAACTGGCAGAAAACCTTTTAGCGCTGTTTTTTCTATTGATGAAAATGAGTGGCAAGGTAATGTGAGTCTACAATTGAAGTTAAAGGACATCAAATGA
- a CDS encoding VOC family protein: MRIEHIAIWVTDLEAMRAFYETYFNAVVVGEKYHNATKKFTSYFLSFTDGARLELMHKPSITATTDNEVNTGFIHFAMSVGTKEQVDFLTEKLRFDGFKITGEPRTTGDGYYESVILDPEGNQIEITI; encoded by the coding sequence ATGAGAATAGAGCACATTGCTATTTGGGTAACGGATCTAGAAGCAATGCGTGCATTTTATGAAACGTATTTCAATGCCGTAGTAGTAGGAGAAAAGTATCATAATGCGACCAAAAAATTCACATCTTACTTTTTAAGTTTTACTGATGGTGCAAGGTTAGAACTTATGCATAAACCAAGTATTACTGCAACCACAGATAATGAAGTAAATACCGGATTCATACATTTTGCCATGTCGGTAGGGACAAAAGAACAAGTAGATTTTTTGACTGAAAAGCTAAGATTTGACGGATTTAAAATTACTGGTGAGCCTAGAACTACAGGCGATGGCTACTACGAAAGTGTGATTCTCGACCCAGAAGGCAATCAGATAGAAATCACCATTTAA
- a CDS encoding MFS transporter, whose translation MSVNDPYAALRYKEFNIFLLVRFAMVFAWSMQFIVIEWQVYSMTKDPLSLGIIGLMEVIPAVSMALFAGHIVDQKEKRNLLIKCICGFSVISFGLFMLSLPSVLESYETKVILYGIYALVFCGGLVRAFLGPTIFSLIALIVPKKIYPNAATWSSTTWQMASVLGPALAGFSISLIGVHWSMCVIFGFSLLALTALFNISKKPILNPKLGEPVFQSLKEGLTFVFKNRAVLGALTLDMIAVLFGGAVALLPIFAQDILHVGSEGFGVLRAAPAVGAAITMLGSTRFPLHKNAGKKLLFAVFGFGICMIVFGLSTYFWLSVIALFLSGAVDGVSMIIRQTILQLKTPDNMRGRVASVNSMFVGSSNELGAFESGVTAKLMGTVTAVVFGGTMTLLTVGLTAIVSPKFRKLDLQKDVEEHES comes from the coding sequence ATGAGCGTTAATGATCCATATGCAGCCTTAAGATATAAGGAATTCAATATTTTTCTTCTAGTTCGTTTTGCCATGGTTTTTGCCTGGTCTATGCAATTTATAGTCATAGAATGGCAAGTATATTCGATGACAAAAGACCCGTTATCATTAGGTATTATTGGTTTGATGGAAGTGATACCTGCAGTTAGTATGGCACTTTTTGCCGGACATATTGTGGATCAAAAAGAAAAGCGAAACTTGCTGATAAAATGTATTTGCGGTTTCTCTGTCATTAGCTTCGGTCTGTTTATGCTTAGTCTTCCATCTGTTTTAGAAAGCTATGAGACCAAAGTTATTCTTTACGGTATATATGCATTGGTCTTTTGTGGCGGATTGGTTCGAGCATTTCTAGGTCCCACTATATTTTCATTAATAGCTTTAATAGTTCCTAAAAAAATATATCCAAATGCTGCTACGTGGAGTAGTACTACATGGCAAATGGCATCAGTTCTTGGTCCGGCATTAGCAGGGTTTTCTATTAGTTTAATAGGTGTACATTGGTCTATGTGTGTCATTTTCGGTTTTTCCTTATTGGCATTGACGGCACTTTTCAATATTTCTAAAAAACCAATTCTTAATCCGAAGTTAGGGGAGCCAGTTTTTCAGAGTTTAAAAGAAGGACTAACATTCGTTTTTAAGAATAGAGCAGTATTAGGTGCTTTAACCTTAGATATGATTGCCGTACTTTTTGGTGGTGCAGTGGCATTGTTGCCCATTTTTGCTCAAGATATATTACATGTTGGGTCAGAAGGTTTCGGCGTATTAAGAGCAGCACCTGCAGTTGGGGCAGCCATAACAATGTTGGGTTCTACGAGGTTTCCGTTACATAAAAATGCAGGAAAGAAATTATTATTCGCCGTATTTGGATTCGGAATATGTATGATCGTCTTTGGATTATCTACCTATTTCTGGCTGTCTGTTATCGCGTTGTTCTTAAGTGGCGCAGTTGACGGCGTATCAATGATTATAAGACAAACGATATTACAATTAAAGACTCCTGATAATATGCGTGGGCGAGTTGCTTCGGTAAATTCAATGTTCGTAGGGTCATCTAATGAATTGGGCGCTTTTGAAAGCGGAGTAACGGCAAAATTAATGGGAACGGTAACCGCCGTTGTTTTTGGCGGCACCATGACTTTATTGACCGTTGGTCTTACCGCGATTGTTTCGCCTAAATTTAGAAAGCTCGATCTACAGAAAGATGTTGAAGAGCATGAGAGTTAA
- a CDS encoding UDP-2,3-diacylglucosamine diphosphatase has product MTNIELPAGKKVYFASDNHLGAPTMEESRVRELKFIRWLDTIKSDAGVIFLMGDLFDFWFEYTTVIPKGFTRTLGKLAELSDAGIQIHYFVGNHDLWMNGYFEEELNIPVYHKPQQYSINGVSFFIGHGDGLGPDDKGFKRMKKVFTNPVAKWFFRWLHPDIGVRLAKHLSVSNKLISGDDDAKFLGEDKEWLVLYAKRKLETQHYNHFIFGHRHLPLEIELKENSKYTNLGDWIGYYTYAEFDGLQLSLKEFS; this is encoded by the coding sequence ATGACGAACATTGAACTTCCCGCAGGAAAAAAAGTATATTTTGCTAGTGATAACCACTTAGGCGCACCTACTATGGAAGAAAGTAGGGTGAGAGAACTGAAGTTTATTCGTTGGTTAGATACGATCAAGTCGGATGCAGGAGTGATTTTCTTAATGGGTGATTTGTTCGATTTTTGGTTTGAATACACCACCGTTATCCCAAAAGGATTTACCAGAACTCTAGGAAAGCTTGCAGAATTGTCGGATGCAGGCATACAAATACATTACTTTGTAGGCAACCACGACCTTTGGATGAACGGTTACTTTGAAGAAGAACTAAACATACCTGTTTACCATAAACCTCAACAATATTCCATTAATGGAGTTTCCTTCTTTATAGGCCATGGTGACGGACTAGGGCCAGACGATAAGGGATTCAAAAGAATGAAAAAGGTATTTACAAACCCTGTAGCTAAATGGTTCTTTAGATGGCTACACCCAGATATTGGCGTTCGTTTGGCAAAACACCTTTCGGTAAGCAATAAATTGATTAGTGGTGATGATGATGCCAAGTTTTTAGGTGAAGACAAAGAATGGTTGGTGCTATATGCCAAACGAAAACTAGAAACGCAACATTACAATCATTTCATTTTTGGTCATAGACATCTTCCCCTAGAAATAGAATTAAAAGAAAATTCAAAATATACCAATCTAGGTGATTGGATCGGTTACTACACCTATGCCGAGTTTGATGGCTTACAACTTTCTTTGAAAGAATTCAGCTAA
- a CDS encoding 6-pyruvoyl trahydropterin synthase family protein, translated as MSNIRITKQFNFETGHALYGYDGKCRNVHGHSYKLSVTVIGRPITDTSHVKLGMVIDFGDLKKIVKEDIVDIFDHSTVFNKNTPHVELAKELTDRGHSVILADYQPTSENMVIDFAAKIKSRLPENISLFSLKLQETDTSFAEWYASDN; from the coding sequence ATGAGCAATATTCGTATTACCAAACAATTCAATTTTGAAACGGGACATGCACTTTACGGTTATGACGGTAAATGTAGAAATGTACACGGCCATAGCTATAAATTATCTGTAACCGTTATTGGTAGACCTATTACTGATACCAGCCACGTAAAATTAGGCATGGTTATCGATTTCGGAGATCTAAAAAAGATAGTCAAAGAAGATATTGTTGACATTTTTGATCATTCTACAGTATTCAATAAAAATACACCCCATGTTGAACTTGCCAAAGAATTAACAGATAGAGGACACAGTGTTATCTTGGCAGATTACCAACCTACTAGTGAGAATATGGTCATCGATTTTGCCGCAAAAATCAAATCTCGCCTTCCAGAAAACATTTCTTTATTCTCTTTGAAACTTCAAGAAACCGATACTTCTTTTGCAGAGTGGTATGCCAGTGATAATTAA
- a CDS encoding enoyl-CoA hydratase/isomerase family protein produces MVTSRKNGSLYTRIDGKVAHVEFGHPASNSFVSELLERLTDTINELSEDEAISVILLKSEGEKAFCAGASFDELLEVSNLEEGKAFFSGFAHVINAMRKCKKVIVGRVHGKTVGGGVGLAAACDYVYSNVNASIKLSELSIGIAPLVIAPAVARKIGTAAMGEMSLAPTEWKSAYWAQEKGLFNKVYDSAQEMDKELDFFIHQLASYNSEALTEWKKVLWEGTDHWDTLLTDRAAITGKLALSDFTRNALSKFKK; encoded by the coding sequence ATGGTCACTTCAAGAAAAAATGGAAGTTTATATACACGAATAGATGGTAAAGTTGCTCATGTAGAGTTTGGGCATCCTGCTAGTAATTCTTTCGTTTCTGAACTTCTAGAACGCTTAACAGATACTATTAATGAGCTTTCTGAAGATGAGGCCATATCTGTTATCCTATTAAAATCTGAAGGAGAAAAAGCGTTTTGTGCCGGTGCTTCTTTTGATGAGTTACTTGAAGTATCTAACCTCGAAGAAGGTAAAGCATTCTTTAGCGGATTTGCCCATGTCATCAATGCCATGCGTAAATGCAAAAAGGTTATTGTAGGTCGTGTACATGGTAAAACTGTTGGTGGTGGGGTAGGTCTTGCCGCAGCTTGCGATTATGTATATTCTAATGTAAACGCATCAATAAAACTTTCTGAGCTTAGTATTGGTATTGCGCCTTTAGTAATTGCACCTGCTGTAGCTCGTAAAATAGGTACTGCCGCTATGGGTGAAATGTCTTTAGCACCTACCGAATGGAAAAGTGCTTATTGGGCTCAAGAGAAAGGTTTGTTCAATAAAGTATATGACTCTGCACAAGAAATGGATAAGGAACTTGACTTCTTCATTCACCAGTTGGCAAGCTATAATTCTGAAGCTTTAACTGAATGGAAGAAAGTTTTATGGGAAGGTACCGACCATTGGGATACCTTATTGACAGACCGCGCAGCTATCACCGGAAAATTAGCCCTTTCTGATTTTACAAGAAACGCACTGTCAAAATTTAAAAAATAA